In the genome of Candoia aspera isolate rCanAsp1 chromosome 1, rCanAsp1.hap2, whole genome shotgun sequence, one region contains:
- the ATXN3 gene encoding ataxin-3 isoform X4 gives MEAIFHERQEGSLCAQHCLNNLLQGEYFSPVELSSIAQQLDEEERIRMAEGGVSSEEYRTFLQQPSGNMDDSGFFSIQVISNALKVWGLELILFNSPEYQRLGIDPINERSFICNYKEHWFTVRKLGKQWFNLNSLLTGPELISDTYLALFLAQLQQEGYSIFVVKGDLPDCEADQLLQMIRVQQMQRPKLIGEETLQSRDQRVQKPDLEQALDVNQPFDSTGMLDEDEENFQKALALSRQEIDMEDEEADLRRAIQLSMQGEHRSGFSDYCTQNIPHSSATGQTESLPSEELRRRRQAYFENTRLRHHAGCR, from the exons ATGGAGGCCATCTTTCACGAGAGG CAAGAAGGTTCTTTGTGTGCCCAGCACTGTTTGAATAACTTGCTGCAAGGAGAGTATTTCAGTCCTGTAGAACTATCTTCTATTgcacagcagttagatgaagaagaGAGAATAAGAATGGCAGAAGGAGGAGTTTCTAGTGAAGAATATAGAACATTTTTACAG CAACCTTCAGGAAACATGGATGATAGTGGTTTCTTCTCAATCCAA GTTATAAGCAATGCCTTGAAAGTTTGGGGTTTAGAACTAATCCTCTTCAACAGCCCAGAGTATCAGAGGCTCGGGATCGATCCTAT AAATGAAAGATCTTTTATTTGTAACTATAAAGAACACTGGTTTACGGTTCGAAAATTAGGGAAACAG TGGTTCAACTTGAACTCTCTCTTGACCGGTCCAGAACTAATATCTGATACTTACCTTGCACTTTTCCTGGCCCAGCTACAACAGGAAG GTTATTCAATATTTGTTGTAAAAGGTGACTTACCAGATTGTGAAGCTGATCAATTACTGCAAATGATTCGGGTGCAGCAAATGCAGAGGCCAAAATTAATTGGGGAAGAGACACTGCAATCAAGAGATCAGAG GGTGCAAAAACCAGACTTGGAACAAGCACTAGATGTTAACCAACCCTTTGATAGTACAGGCATGttagatgaagatgaagaaaatTTCCAAAAAGCACTTGCACTCAGCAGACAGGAAATTGATATGGAGGATGAAGAGGCAGATCTCCGGAGGGCTATTCAGCTTAGTATGCAAG GAGAACATCGAAGTGGCTTCTCAGATTATTGCACACAGAACATTCCACATTCATCTGCAACAGGCCAAACTGAATCTCTCCCATCAGAAGAATTGCGGCGGCGAAGACAGGCCTATTTTGAAAA TACAAGACTGAGGCACCATGCTGGCTGCAGATAG
- the ATXN3 gene encoding ataxin-3 isoform X1, translating into MAEGGVSSEEYRTFLQQPSGNMDDSGFFSIQVISNALKVWGLELILFNSPEYQRLGIDPINERSFICNYKEHWFTVRKLGKQWFNLNSLLTGPELISDTYLALFLAQLQQEGYSIFVVKGDLPDCEADQLLQMIRVQQMQRPKLIGEETLQSRDQRVQKPDLEQALDVNQPFDSTGMLDEDEENFQKALALSRQEIDMEDEEADLRRAIQLSMQGEHRSGFSDYCTQNIPHSSATGQTESLPSEELRRRRQAYFENTRLRHHAGCR; encoded by the exons ATGGCAGAAGGAGGAGTTTCTAGTGAAGAATATAGAACATTTTTACAG CAACCTTCAGGAAACATGGATGATAGTGGTTTCTTCTCAATCCAA GTTATAAGCAATGCCTTGAAAGTTTGGGGTTTAGAACTAATCCTCTTCAACAGCCCAGAGTATCAGAGGCTCGGGATCGATCCTAT AAATGAAAGATCTTTTATTTGTAACTATAAAGAACACTGGTTTACGGTTCGAAAATTAGGGAAACAG TGGTTCAACTTGAACTCTCTCTTGACCGGTCCAGAACTAATATCTGATACTTACCTTGCACTTTTCCTGGCCCAGCTACAACAGGAAG GTTATTCAATATTTGTTGTAAAAGGTGACTTACCAGATTGTGAAGCTGATCAATTACTGCAAATGATTCGGGTGCAGCAAATGCAGAGGCCAAAATTAATTGGGGAAGAGACACTGCAATCAAGAGATCAGAG GGTGCAAAAACCAGACTTGGAACAAGCACTAGATGTTAACCAACCCTTTGATAGTACAGGCATGttagatgaagatgaagaaaatTTCCAAAAAGCACTTGCACTCAGCAGACAGGAAATTGATATGGAGGATGAAGAGGCAGATCTCCGGAGGGCTATTCAGCTTAGTATGCAAG GAGAACATCGAAGTGGCTTCTCAGATTATTGCACACAGAACATTCCACATTCATCTGCAACAGGCCAAACTGAATCTCTCCCATCAGAAGAATTGCGGCGGCGAAGACAGGCCTATTTTGAAAA TACAAGACTGAGGCACCATGCTGGCTGCAGATAG
- the ATXN3 gene encoding ataxin-3 isoform X2 — protein sequence MEAIFHERQEGSLCAQHCLNNLLQGEYFSPVELSSIAQQLDEEERIRMAEGGVSSEEYRTFLQQPSGNMDDSGFFSIQVISNALKVWGLELILFNSPEYQRLGIDPINERSFICNYKEHWFTVRKLGKQWFNLNSLLTGPELISDTYLALFLAQLQQEGYSIFVVKGDLPDCEADQLLQMIRVQQMQRPKLIGEETLQSRDQRHVR from the exons ATGGAGGCCATCTTTCACGAGAGG CAAGAAGGTTCTTTGTGTGCCCAGCACTGTTTGAATAACTTGCTGCAAGGAGAGTATTTCAGTCCTGTAGAACTATCTTCTATTgcacagcagttagatgaagaagaGAGAATAAGAATGGCAGAAGGAGGAGTTTCTAGTGAAGAATATAGAACATTTTTACAG CAACCTTCAGGAAACATGGATGATAGTGGTTTCTTCTCAATCCAA GTTATAAGCAATGCCTTGAAAGTTTGGGGTTTAGAACTAATCCTCTTCAACAGCCCAGAGTATCAGAGGCTCGGGATCGATCCTAT AAATGAAAGATCTTTTATTTGTAACTATAAAGAACACTGGTTTACGGTTCGAAAATTAGGGAAACAG TGGTTCAACTTGAACTCTCTCTTGACCGGTCCAGAACTAATATCTGATACTTACCTTGCACTTTTCCTGGCCCAGCTACAACAGGAAG GTTATTCAATATTTGTTGTAAAAGGTGACTTACCAGATTGTGAAGCTGATCAATTACTGCAAATGATTCGGGTGCAGCAAATGCAGAGGCCAAAATTAATTGGGGAAGAGACACTGCAATCAAGAGATCAGAG GCATGttagatga
- the ATXN3 gene encoding ataxin-3 isoform X3, with translation MEAIFHERQEGSLCAQHCLNNLLQGEYFSPVELSSIAQQLDEEERIRMAEGGVSSEEYRTFLQQPSGNMDDSGFFSIQVISNALKVWGLELILFNSPEYQRLGIDPINERSFICNYKEHWFTVRKLGKQWFNLNSLLTGPELISDTYLALFLAQLQQEGYSIFVVKGDLPDCEADQLLQMIRVQQMQRPKLIGEETLQSRDQR, from the exons ATGGAGGCCATCTTTCACGAGAGG CAAGAAGGTTCTTTGTGTGCCCAGCACTGTTTGAATAACTTGCTGCAAGGAGAGTATTTCAGTCCTGTAGAACTATCTTCTATTgcacagcagttagatgaagaagaGAGAATAAGAATGGCAGAAGGAGGAGTTTCTAGTGAAGAATATAGAACATTTTTACAG CAACCTTCAGGAAACATGGATGATAGTGGTTTCTTCTCAATCCAA GTTATAAGCAATGCCTTGAAAGTTTGGGGTTTAGAACTAATCCTCTTCAACAGCCCAGAGTATCAGAGGCTCGGGATCGATCCTAT AAATGAAAGATCTTTTATTTGTAACTATAAAGAACACTGGTTTACGGTTCGAAAATTAGGGAAACAG TGGTTCAACTTGAACTCTCTCTTGACCGGTCCAGAACTAATATCTGATACTTACCTTGCACTTTTCCTGGCCCAGCTACAACAGGAAG GTTATTCAATATTTGTTGTAAAAGGTGACTTACCAGATTGTGAAGCTGATCAATTACTGCAAATGATTCGGGTGCAGCAAATGCAGAGGCCAAAATTAATTGGGGAAGAGACACTGCAATCAAGAGATCAGAGGTAA
- the NDUFB1 gene encoding NADH dehydrogenase [ubiquinone] 1 beta subcomplex subunit 1, with product MVNIIHLVRDHWAVALFPIGFLVGWYFDNKNDENLAIFRNKSKLFQRELKPNEDTVWK from the exons ATGGTAAATATTATCCACTTGGTGCGAGATCACTGGGCTGTTGCATTGTTTCCCATAGGATTTTTGGTGGGATGGTACTTTGACAATAAAAATGATGAGAATCTGGCAATATTCAGAAACAAGAGCAAGTTATTTCAAAG ggaATTGAAACCTAATGAAGATACTGTATGGAAATAA